In Arthrobacter citreus, a single genomic region encodes these proteins:
- a CDS encoding LPXTG cell wall anchor domain-containing protein — MDYFKRLSRMLVIAITLSLLLSVSILMTQQMIRSSLSHNNTSNHSISALSLFYNSDNGKEGNGEKLFSWKGDDKTEIGNKKPVKGEKIPEINSKSKMHSGNVEKEMNWIILGMITLILAIIAFFFLKKRENRRLQEISLGVSLQSTKDTKPNKYNEPINEKIHIPTEEIRVLLIQWEKQLPKIQQRRTYETIQQWFERIDKKQDFVPLYEKVRYGNKTLLMVEIELIRKLLN, encoded by the coding sequence TTGGATTATTTCAAACGTTTGAGTCGAATGCTAGTGATTGCCATTACTCTTTCTCTCTTACTGTCAGTTTCTATTCTAATGACACAACAAATGATAAGATCATCACTCTCACATAATAACACTTCTAATCATTCCATATCAGCTCTTTCTCTTTTTTATAACTCTGATAACGGGAAAGAAGGCAATGGAGAAAAGCTATTTTCTTGGAAAGGAGACGATAAAACAGAGATAGGAAACAAAAAACCAGTTAAGGGAGAGAAAATACCAGAAATCAATTCAAAAAGCAAAATGCATTCTGGTAATGTTGAGAAAGAAATGAATTGGATAATTCTTGGGATGATCACTTTAATTCTAGCAATTATTGCTTTCTTTTTTTTAAAGAAAAGAGAGAATAGGAGGTTGCAAGAAATTTCATTAGGTGTTTCCTTGCAATCAACAAAGGATACGAAACCTAATAAATATAACGAACCTATCAATGAAAAAATTCATATACCGACAGAGGAAATAAGGGTGTTGTTAATACAATGGGAAAAACAATTACCTAAAATACAGCAAAGACGTACATACGAAACAATACAACAATGGTTTGAACGGATTGATAAAAAACAAGATTTTGTTCCGCTTTACGAGAAAGTACGATATGGGAATAAAACACTTTTGATGGTAGAAATTGAGCTTATACGAAAGTTACTTAATTAA
- a CDS encoding DUF2538 family protein, with protein MYFISLEHEKNYGILMNYFKNEHQDYLRACYVAAIPKIFNRIDFSEHLNGPFDWYFKKENSKIVYSLNDGEGTNYLVDLGLHFWSGDNPFNLNNALFAWRNNGEYFKVLEQICTI; from the coding sequence ATGTACTTTATTAGCCTTGAACATGAAAAAAATTATGGTATTTTGATGAACTATTTTAAAAATGAACATCAAGATTATTTAAGGGCTTGCTATGTAGCTGCTATTCCTAAAATTTTTAATCGTATCGATTTTTCTGAGCACTTAAATGGTCCTTTTGATTGGTATTTTAAAAAAGAAAATTCAAAAATAGTTTATTCTTTAAACGATGGCGAGGGGACAAATTATTTAGTTGATCTAGGACTTCATTTCTGGTCAGGTGACAATCCTTTTAACTTAAATAACGCTTTATTTGCCTGGCGGAATAATGGTGAATATTTTAAAGTATTAGAACAAATTTGTACTATATAA
- a CDS encoding NUDIX hydrolase, whose product MSNRKHSLSAGAVVLNEEGKILLISGPRRGWEFPGGVIEIGETISDGIIREVKEETGIDIELIKFCGIYHNLNSSVCATCWLGKSIGGELQTSSESLDVGFFSIEEAMSLITWSNFKERILKILNEEEHPFYVSF is encoded by the coding sequence ATTTCAAATCGAAAACATTCTTTATCCGCTGGAGCTGTTGTATTAAATGAAGAAGGCAAAATCTTACTTATTAGTGGCCCTCGCAGGGGATGGGAGTTTCCTGGAGGAGTAATTGAAATTGGTGAGACGATTTCTGATGGGATTATTAGAGAAGTAAAAGAAGAAACTGGGATTGATATTGAACTAATCAAGTTTTGTGGAATTTATCATAACTTAAACTCTAGTGTTTGTGCTACATGTTGGCTAGGAAAATCTATAGGTGGAGAATTGCAAACTAGTAGTGAAAGTTTAGATGTAGGTTTCTTTTCAATTGAAGAGGCAATGAGTTTAATAACATGGTCAAATTTTAAAGAACGAATTTTAAAAATATTGAATGAAGAAGAGCACCCTTTCTATGTGTCTTTTTAA
- a CDS encoding aminoglycoside phosphotransferase family protein produces MEPIRLKEIPNGIRNIVGDIIEIEFPRQGHTSNVGIIKTTEGYYVLKRTKGVQYSSLLKKEVQVLTQLSHTELSIPKVYKYIEDKNENYLWTIMEYIEGETLRSYLSIENTQIKRYEAIYNFGKTLSKIHSTICPNSLINNKLWLDDQLIQAEYNLKNYKVDGTFKLLNRLKENKPRTVNQTLIHGDFTIDNVLVKNGEITGIIDWGGGAYGDPRYDVSLAIRPKPNIFENKAEVTIFFEGYGSRLISDEEYQYFVGIYEFF; encoded by the coding sequence GTGGAACCAATTAGATTAAAAGAAATTCCAAATGGCATTAGAAATATTGTTGGAGATATTATTGAAATAGAATTTCCACGACAAGGTCACACATCAAACGTCGGTATTATAAAAACAACTGAGGGATACTACGTACTAAAAAGAACAAAAGGAGTACAGTATTCCTCTTTACTGAAAAAAGAAGTACAAGTACTAACTCAGTTATCTCATACTGAGTTGTCCATTCCAAAAGTATACAAATATATAGAAGATAAAAATGAAAATTATTTATGGACAATAATGGAGTATATTGAAGGTGAAACATTAAGAAGCTATTTATCTATCGAGAATACACAAATAAAAAGATACGAAGCAATCTATAATTTTGGTAAAACTTTATCAAAAATCCATTCCACAATTTGCCCAAATTCATTAATAAATAATAAATTGTGGCTAGATGATCAGTTAATTCAAGCCGAATATAATTTGAAAAATTACAAAGTAGATGGCACTTTTAAGCTGTTAAATAGATTAAAAGAAAATAAGCCTAGGACAGTTAATCAGACGTTAATTCATGGAGATTTTACGATTGATAATGTATTAGTCAAGAATGGAGAAATCACAGGTATTATTGATTGGGGCGGAGGGGCCTACGGAGACCCGAGGTATGATGTTTCATTAGCAATACGTCCTAAACCAAATATTTTTGAGAATAAAGCTGAAGTCACAATCTTCTTTGAAGGTTATGGAAGTAGATTGATTAGTGATGAGGAATATCAATATTTTGTTGGTATTTACGAGTTCTTTTAA
- a CDS encoding DUF2812 domain-containing protein: MIRVFRPFWSYDVKKTEEWLSAMAERGYILVKVNRWLRYFYFQKIESQTKTYRVVYDKIEASSQPKSLTDEGWIKVLQCGKWQFISNDKPIEHLKTYTVREGIIKRNKMIMYTYSGILIYFLFIALMNLSIFGVALFQDEPVVVEKSPLWIITFTCLAIAIALFIIAIYSVFKIRKTNKILLSEKHEKLPNEVYSENRLTKKEEKQLKFSGSMIVKRKFGWMYAPDQLEKWLVNMEELGFNLYRVGKTGTVFYFIKGEPRKVSYCADYQNISNEGYFDIHKEAGWKNIFTSYSSIQKWTIWSREYQKGEVSPRIYSDKIHLLKHAKKVAVSYTSWTIPLIIMYIYIFIQDLNNLSYFHPKGIILNMVLFLVVALLFGINTVRTWFYFLRLRKQ; the protein is encoded by the coding sequence ATGATAAGAGTATTTAGACCATTTTGGAGCTATGACGTAAAAAAGACAGAAGAATGGCTTTCAGCAATGGCAGAAAGAGGGTACATCTTAGTAAAAGTAAATAGATGGTTACGTTACTTTTACTTTCAAAAGATCGAATCCCAAACAAAAACATACCGCGTAGTATATGATAAAATTGAAGCCTCTTCACAACCTAAATCATTAACTGATGAAGGCTGGATAAAAGTTTTACAGTGCGGGAAATGGCAATTTATTTCTAACGATAAACCGATTGAACATTTAAAAACTTACACCGTACGTGAAGGCATTATAAAACGTAATAAAATGATTATGTATACATATAGTGGCATCTTAATTTATTTCTTATTTATTGCATTGATGAATTTATCTATATTCGGTGTGGCATTATTTCAGGATGAACCTGTTGTAGTAGAAAAAAGTCCTCTATGGATTATAACTTTTACTTGTCTTGCAATTGCAATTGCGCTTTTTATAATTGCTATTTATTCAGTATTTAAGATTAGAAAAACGAATAAAATATTGCTCTCGGAAAAACACGAAAAACTTCCAAATGAAGTATATAGTGAAAACAGACTAACTAAAAAAGAAGAAAAACAGTTAAAATTTTCGGGATCAATGATTGTAAAAAGAAAGTTTGGATGGATGTATGCTCCTGATCAACTTGAAAAATGGCTAGTTAATATGGAAGAACTCGGGTTTAATCTTTATCGAGTTGGAAAAACAGGAACCGTTTTCTATTTTATTAAAGGTGAACCTCGTAAGGTGAGTTATTGTGCTGATTATCAAAACATATCAAATGAAGGCTATTTTGACATTCACAAGGAAGCTGGCTGGAAAAATATTTTCACTTCCTATTCATCTATACAAAAGTGGACGATTTGGTCACGAGAATATCAAAAAGGTGAAGTAAGTCCGCGAATTTACAGTGATAAAATCCACCTTTTAAAACACGCCAAAAAAGTAGCAGTCTCATATACTAGTTGGACTATCCCGTTAATTATTATGTATATCTACATATTTATTCAAGATCTAAATAATCTTAGTTATTTTCATCCAAAAGGAATAATTTTAAATATGGTTCTATTTTTAGTTGTTGCACTACTTTTTGGTATTAATACTGTTAGAACATGGTTTTATTTTCTTCGACTTAGGAAACAATAA
- a CDS encoding MoxR family ATPase: MSINNIKQNISNVLIGQEEAIDLLMIGLIANGHILLEDVPGTGKTTLAKSLAKSINADFKRIQFTADTLPGDVTGLEYFDLKESDFKTRKGPIFSNIVLVDEINRAAPRTQSALLEVMEERTVTIAGQTHKLPSPFLVLATQNPLDSAGTFPLPDAQLDRFLLTIRQGYPTLQQEKEMILRFKESNPIIDLQNVITCEEIITYQEESKKVSIHDEVLDYLLQIINESRNHEQIEIGVSPRGTLAFTRAIQARAILHGRDYCTPEDVRMLAIPVCSHRLILTIEGEMKTTKQRIIAEILESVFAPVEQV, translated from the coding sequence ATGTCAATTAATAACATTAAACAAAACATCTCAAACGTACTAATTGGACAAGAAGAAGCAATTGATTTACTAATGATTGGTTTGATTGCCAATGGTCATATATTGCTAGAAGACGTTCCTGGTACTGGTAAAACGACTCTTGCCAAAAGTTTAGCGAAATCAATTAATGCTGATTTTAAACGAATTCAGTTTACAGCGGATACACTTCCAGGTGATGTAACAGGTCTTGAATATTTTGATCTTAAAGAATCAGATTTTAAAACAAGAAAAGGTCCGATTTTTTCAAACATAGTTTTAGTGGATGAAATCAATCGTGCTGCACCACGAACGCAATCTGCTCTTCTTGAAGTAATGGAAGAAAGGACGGTTACTATTGCTGGTCAAACACATAAATTACCATCACCTTTCCTGGTCCTTGCTACTCAAAATCCATTAGACTCAGCAGGTACATTCCCACTTCCTGATGCACAACTTGATCGTTTTTTACTGACGATTCGTCAAGGATATCCTACTTTACAGCAAGAAAAGGAAATGATTTTACGATTTAAAGAGAGTAATCCGATAATTGATTTACAAAATGTTATTACATGTGAAGAAATTATCACCTATCAAGAAGAATCCAAAAAAGTATCAATCCATGATGAAGTGCTTGATTACTTACTTCAGATTATAAATGAATCGAGAAACCACGAACAAATCGAGATTGGCGTTAGTCCACGTGGCACACTTGCCTTTACGAGAGCAATTCAAGCAAGAGCCATTTTACATGGGCGAGATTATTGCACACCAGAAGATGTACGAATGCTTGCAATACCAGTGTGCAGTCACCGATTAATATTAACTATTGAAGGAGAAATGAAAACAACGAAGCAACGCATCATAGCTGAAATTTTGGAATCTGTATTCGCTCCAGTTGAACAAGTATGA
- a CDS encoding DUF58 domain-containing protein, with protein MKKSYYYHFFAQPITIVFSVCLTTLFSIFSHTVYYLAICFVHLILVFYARYYARKCVLNWEVKLKQDHLFTDEQTDCFITFQNLSFRTIYEISFQFASDEALQWEHESFVQNKFKTNHYVIPFSMKGRENKTFAFKTRALKRGKFNWQDANLVVKDPLRLVTIHFSNQQTPIFHVYPNMRKVHIPENKEFQGQRKALVSPLYDETKLIGMKRYESEDFRSIHWGATAKSGELMAKKYDFTQSDRYAIFVNLADQKGFSFHHKSDELIELAIGTCKQLIQQNCSFEIWINRETPKGLTHLPTGKNRKQLQAALNLFSYINNGDSPISSDAFYRCGFRNKILDATPIVIGIPPRELSRKNHWIQITG; from the coding sequence ATGAAAAAGAGTTATTACTATCATTTTTTTGCACAACCAATCACGATTGTTTTCTCTGTTTGTTTAACGACTTTATTTTCAATTTTTAGTCATACGGTTTATTATCTTGCAATTTGTTTTGTTCATTTAATTCTAGTTTTTTATGCACGTTACTACGCAAGAAAATGTGTTTTGAACTGGGAAGTGAAACTAAAGCAAGATCATCTATTTACTGATGAACAAACAGATTGTTTCATTACATTTCAGAATCTTTCATTCCGCACGATTTATGAGATTTCTTTTCAGTTTGCATCTGATGAAGCTTTACAATGGGAACATGAATCGTTTGTTCAAAATAAGTTCAAAACGAATCATTATGTAATTCCTTTTTCTATGAAAGGTAGAGAAAACAAGACATTTGCATTCAAAACACGTGCGTTGAAAAGAGGAAAGTTCAACTGGCAAGATGCAAATTTAGTTGTGAAAGATCCATTGCGTCTTGTTACCATACATTTTTCGAATCAACAAACACCTATTTTTCATGTATACCCCAATATGAGAAAAGTACATATACCAGAGAACAAGGAATTCCAGGGGCAGCGAAAAGCGTTAGTTTCACCACTTTATGATGAAACAAAACTAATTGGTATGAAACGATATGAGAGTGAGGACTTTCGTTCGATTCACTGGGGTGCAACCGCAAAAAGTGGAGAATTAATGGCGAAAAAATACGATTTTACTCAAAGCGATCGATACGCTATTTTTGTTAATTTAGCAGATCAAAAAGGTTTTTCATTTCATCATAAAAGTGACGAACTCATTGAACTAGCAATTGGGACATGTAAACAATTGATTCAGCAAAATTGTTCTTTTGAAATATGGATTAACCGTGAAACTCCAAAAGGGTTAACCCATTTACCAACAGGTAAAAACAGAAAACAACTGCAAGCAGCATTAAATTTGTTCTCGTATATTAATAATGGTGACTCTCCAATTTCTTCTGATGCTTTTTATCGTTGCGGCTTTCGGAATAAGATACTTGATGCTACTCCAATTGTCATTGGAATTCCGCCAAGAGAATTGTCACGTAAAAATCATTGGATTCAAATAACAGGGTAG